From Alteromonas sp. RKMC-009, one genomic window encodes:
- a CDS encoding YgjV family protein: protein MLSFVLGILCFYQKDDRHLKLMMVVMNLNHAFHFFLLNAITAAVSALLAVLRTGLSLKTSSPVVAFWFIAFTMGWGIWLADSWKDLFPILGSCVGTYAVFCLTGISMRIGFIIGALCWLTNNILVGSIGTTLLELTLIAVNLNTIRRLWLHKKLNEDVHEAGT, encoded by the coding sequence CTGCTTAGCTTTGTGCTTGGCATACTGTGCTTTTACCAAAAAGACGACCGGCATCTGAAATTGATGATGGTAGTGATGAACCTTAATCATGCCTTCCACTTTTTCCTTCTGAATGCCATTACGGCAGCCGTAAGCGCACTGCTGGCCGTTTTGCGAACCGGATTATCGCTGAAAACCAGTTCGCCGGTGGTGGCTTTCTGGTTCATTGCTTTTACGATGGGGTGGGGGATCTGGCTGGCAGACAGCTGGAAAGACTTGTTCCCCATTCTCGGCAGTTGCGTAGGCACTTATGCGGTTTTTTGTCTCACCGGCATTTCTATGCGCATTGGCTTCATAATTGGTGCATTGTGCTGGCTGACTAATAATATACTGGTGGGGTCTATAGGCACCACGCTGCTGGAACTTACCCTGATTGCGGTGAATTTAAATACCATCCGCCGGCTCTGGCTGCATAAAAAACTTAATGAAGATGTCCATGAGGCAGGAACCTGA
- a CDS encoding DUF4382 domain-containing protein yields MKTGAGAVMKRYAKKISRVLKQAGPAALIISSVSVLTACGGGSGSEVTQAEDTETFFSNFTFNISDAPVDNASEVVVFFSTVELRGNGDAITIDVTDSNGDPREIDLLTLQGNAFASLIEDFELPAGEYTQIRIPVSEASYVVMGDGTWPLSVPSGEVKLDGFTALAGEEQTFTVEFDLRKSLVDPQGQDEVFLKPRGIRLVDNSEAGGIEGRVGESLLTQAACSVKSDFTYGNAVYVFEGTGLDVASLGDDADTSATDTEFRPVAIATVNTETSFDQSSYGLGYLEAGDYTLALTCLGHLDEPETDDDNEFSFLTVKEVTVAANEVTIANFDN; encoded by the coding sequence ATGAAAACGGGAGCTGGTGCAGTAATGAAGCGCTATGCAAAGAAAATTAGTCGTGTTCTGAAGCAGGCAGGTCCTGCGGCTCTCATTATTTCTTCTGTTTCGGTACTGACTGCCTGTGGTGGTGGCAGTGGTAGTGAAGTGACTCAGGCCGAAGATACAGAAACGTTTTTCTCTAATTTCACATTCAATATCTCAGATGCGCCGGTGGATAACGCCAGTGAAGTGGTCGTATTTTTCAGCACCGTTGAGTTACGCGGGAATGGTGATGCCATCACTATCGATGTCACAGACAGTAACGGCGATCCCCGCGAGATAGATTTGCTTACCCTTCAGGGAAATGCATTTGCATCGTTGATAGAAGATTTTGAATTGCCCGCCGGTGAATACACGCAAATTCGCATTCCGGTGTCTGAAGCGTCTTACGTGGTCATGGGTGATGGCACCTGGCCTTTGTCCGTACCTTCCGGTGAAGTGAAGTTAGACGGTTTTACTGCGCTGGCCGGAGAGGAGCAGACATTTACCGTCGAATTTGATTTACGTAAAAGCCTGGTGGATCCGCAAGGTCAGGATGAGGTGTTCCTGAAACCCCGGGGAATACGCCTGGTCGATAACAGCGAAGCCGGCGGCATTGAAGGCCGTGTCGGGGAGTCTTTGCTGACTCAGGCAGCTTGTTCTGTGAAGTCTGACTTTACCTACGGTAATGCTGTTTACGTATTTGAAGGCACGGGTCTGGATGTGGCCTCCTTAGGGGATGATGCAGACACCAGTGCCACGGATACTGAGTTTCGTCCGGTCGCTATTGCAACGGTTAATACCGAGACCAGTTTCGATCAATCATCTTACGGACTGGGCTATCTGGAAGCCGGCGATTACACGCTGGCACTGACCTGTCTGGGTCATCTGGACGAGCCTGAAACCGACGATGATAACGAATTTTCTTTTTTAACTGTCAAAGAAGTCACGGTTGCTGCTAACGAAGTAACAATAGCCAACTTTGACAATTGA
- a CDS encoding FMN-binding negative transcriptional regulator has product MFIPKNMRMPAGGQTWSFIKAHSFGVMITPDLTATHLPFVVREQEGQLLGHMAKANPQWRDADGQRVLVIFSGPHSYISPRWYASKPNVPTWNYAAVHAYGTLELVEDEANLAAMMALVETYDPGLTGDKSIMSDDYVNKLSGATTGFRIQVDTLEGKEKLNQHKSQADQQGVYRALQQSQDTDAQALANYMKSRQLGTGE; this is encoded by the coding sequence ATGTTTATTCCTAAAAATATGCGCATGCCTGCGGGCGGACAAACCTGGTCGTTCATTAAAGCGCACAGCTTCGGTGTGATGATTACACCTGATCTCACCGCCACACATTTACCTTTTGTGGTTCGTGAACAGGAAGGGCAACTGCTGGGTCATATGGCGAAAGCAAATCCTCAGTGGCGGGATGCAGATGGTCAGCGGGTGCTGGTAATTTTTTCCGGCCCTCACAGCTATATTTCTCCCCGCTGGTATGCCAGTAAGCCAAACGTCCCCACATGGAACTATGCTGCTGTACACGCTTACGGGACGCTGGAACTTGTTGAAGATGAGGCAAACCTTGCCGCTATGATGGCACTGGTTGAAACCTACGATCCGGGACTCACCGGGGATAAAAGTATTATGTCTGACGACTATGTAAATAAGTTATCCGGTGCAACCACCGGATTTCGTATTCAGGTGGACACGCTGGAAGGCAAAGAGAAACTGAATCAGCACAAGTCACAGGCTGATCAGCAAGGCGTTTACCGGGCTTTGCAGCAATCACAAGATACAGACGCACAGGCGCTGGCGAACTACATGAAATCACGGCAATTGGGGACCGGGGAATAA